In a genomic window of Comamonadaceae bacterium OTU4NAUVB1:
- a CDS encoding aspartate/glutamate racemase family protein: MRLLVINPNISDSVTALIEAEARRSAEPGTELTMRTAAFGVAYIETRFEALIGAYATAQLAAEHHAGHDAVIVAAFGDPGLAALREALPVPVLGMTESALATACLLGHRFSIVAISQRIQAWYREMVESHGLIGRLASIRALDRPLASIGGVQDEHADALLALCERAVREDGAEVIVLAGAPLAGLARALRGRLPVPVVDGVSSAVRHAATLVALAPGRATAGSFAPPPAKPHQGLPEAIARLLDARAPR, translated from the coding sequence ATGCGACTGCTCGTCATCAACCCCAACATCTCCGACAGCGTCACGGCGCTGATCGAGGCCGAGGCCCGGCGCAGCGCCGAGCCCGGTACCGAGCTGACGATGAGGACCGCCGCCTTCGGCGTCGCCTACATCGAGACGCGCTTCGAGGCGCTGATCGGCGCCTACGCCACCGCGCAGCTGGCCGCCGAGCACCACGCGGGCCACGACGCGGTGATCGTCGCGGCCTTCGGCGACCCCGGCCTGGCCGCCCTGCGCGAGGCGTTGCCCGTGCCGGTGCTGGGCATGACCGAGTCGGCGCTGGCCACCGCCTGCCTGCTGGGCCACCGCTTCTCGATCGTCGCGATCTCGCAGCGCATCCAGGCCTGGTACCGCGAGATGGTGGAGAGCCACGGGCTGATCGGCCGGCTGGCGAGCATCCGCGCGCTCGACCGGCCCCTGGCCAGCATCGGCGGCGTGCAGGACGAGCACGCCGACGCGCTGCTGGCGCTGTGCGAGCGCGCGGTGCGCGAGGACGGCGCCGAGGTCATCGTGCTGGCCGGGGCGCCGCTCGCGGGACTCGCGCGCGCGCTGCGCGGGCGCCTGCCGGTGCCGGTGGTCGACGGCGTCTCCAGCGCCGTGCGGCACGCGGCCACGCTGGTGGCGCTGGCGCCGGGCCGGGCCACGGCCGGCAGCTTCGCGCCGCCGCCGGCCAAGCCCCACCAGGGCCTGCCCGAGGCCATCGCGCGGCTGCTCGACGCCCGCGCGCCGCGCTGA
- a CDS encoding MFS transporter, which produces MNAATPASPPRHRTTDIPARLDRLPWSRWHWRVVIALGIAWVLDGLEVTLVGSVGSVLERPDTLGLSAAQIGGAGSLYIGGAVLGALVFGRMADRLGRKKLFLITLAVYTAASFATAFSTDFLFFAVCRFITGVGIGGEYAAINSAIDELIPARVRGRVNLAINGSFWLGAAMGAGLSLVLLDPRVLGPVWGWRVGFGLGALLALSILLIRRDVPESPRWLMAHGREAEALAVIEAIEARVAAEHGPLPPVPLAQHHAFVAGGTAPSLRRVAQVLFHRYRQRSIVALALMVSQAFFYNAIFFTYALVLTRFHGVPAGRVALYIFPFALGNVLGPLLLGPLFDRVGRRRMIALTYTLSGVGLALTGAAFMAGWLDALTQALCWSAVFFLASAAASSAYLTVSEVFPLEMRALAISLFYAVGTGAGGFAAPFLFGLLIETGSRGAVAAGYALGAVLVVAAGLIALRWGVDAERRSLEDIAPPMGSEDGSRYST; this is translated from the coding sequence ATGAACGCCGCCACCCCCGCCTCCCCGCCACGCCACCGCACCACCGACATTCCCGCCCGCCTCGACCGCCTGCCCTGGTCGCGCTGGCACTGGCGCGTGGTGATCGCGCTGGGCATCGCCTGGGTGCTCGACGGCCTGGAGGTGACGCTGGTCGGCTCGGTGGGCAGCGTGCTGGAGCGCCCGGACACGCTGGGGCTGTCGGCCGCGCAGATCGGCGGGGCGGGCTCGCTCTACATCGGCGGCGCGGTGCTCGGCGCGCTGGTCTTCGGGCGCATGGCCGACCGGCTGGGGCGCAAGAAGCTGTTCCTCATCACGCTGGCGGTCTATACGGCGGCGAGCTTCGCGACCGCGTTCTCGACCGACTTCCTGTTCTTCGCGGTCTGCCGCTTCATCACCGGCGTGGGCATCGGCGGCGAGTACGCGGCGATCAACTCGGCCATCGACGAGCTGATCCCGGCGCGCGTGCGCGGGCGCGTCAACCTCGCGATCAACGGCAGCTTCTGGCTCGGCGCGGCCATGGGCGCGGGCCTGAGCCTGGTGCTGCTGGACCCGCGCGTGCTCGGGCCGGTGTGGGGCTGGCGCGTGGGCTTCGGGCTGGGCGCGCTGCTGGCGCTGTCGATCCTGCTGATCCGGCGCGACGTGCCCGAGAGCCCGCGCTGGCTGATGGCGCACGGCCGCGAGGCCGAGGCCCTGGCCGTGATCGAGGCCATCGAGGCCCGCGTCGCGGCCGAGCACGGCCCGCTGCCGCCGGTGCCCCTCGCGCAGCATCACGCCTTCGTGGCCGGCGGCACGGCGCCGTCGCTGCGGCGGGTGGCGCAGGTGCTGTTCCACCGCTATCGCCAGCGCAGCATCGTCGCGCTGGCGCTGATGGTGTCGCAGGCCTTCTTCTACAACGCGATCTTCTTCACCTACGCGCTGGTGCTCACGCGCTTCCACGGCGTGCCGGCCGGGCGCGTGGCGCTCTACATCTTCCCGTTCGCGCTGGGCAACGTGCTCGGCCCGCTGCTGCTGGGCCCGCTGTTCGACCGCGTGGGGCGGCGCAGGATGATCGCGCTGACGTACACGCTGTCGGGCGTCGGCCTGGCGCTCACCGGGGCCGCCTTCATGGCCGGCTGGCTCGACGCGCTGACGCAGGCGCTGTGCTGGTCGGCGGTGTTCTTCCTCGCCTCGGCGGCGGCGAGCTCGGCCTACCTGACGGTCAGCGAGGTGTTCCCGCTGGAGATGCGCGCGCTGGCCATCTCGCTGTTCTACGCCGTGGGCACGGGCGCCGGCGGCTTCGCCGCGCCGTTCCTGTTCGGCCTGCTGATCGAGACCGGCAGCCGGGGCGCGGTGGCCGCGGGCTATGCCCTGGGCGCCGTGCTGGTCGTGGCCGCCGGCCTGATCGCGCTGCGCTGGGGCGTGGACGCGGAGCGGCGCTCGCTGGAGGACATCGCCCCGCCGATGGGCAGCGAGGACGGATCGCGCTACTCGACCTGA
- a CDS encoding tripartite tricarboxylate transporter substrate binding protein, whose amino-acid sequence MNLRPTRRAALLTGACLAAAARGAFAQDWPTRPVVIVVPFAAGGTTDLVARALGDQLGRSLGQPVVVENRPGAGTTLGADHVAKSRPDGHTLLMGAVHHTIAPSVYRKLPYDFTQDLAPITTVAMVPNALVVNPEFTPARNVAELVALAKASPGRLSFGSNGNGTAQHLMGMLFQSSTGTTLLHVPYKGSAPLTTDLLGGQVNMSFDSITTLTQHIATGKLRALAVTTRARTPFLPDVPTLEEAGLKGFGIETWYGVLAPAATPKPIVARLNAQMLAVIRSPEFVKRIALGGCEPLGGSVEEFEARIASETARFARIAREGNVQVE is encoded by the coding sequence ATGAACCTTCGCCCGACACGCCGCGCGGCCCTGCTCACCGGCGCCTGCCTCGCCGCCGCCGCCCGCGGCGCCTTCGCCCAGGACTGGCCCACCCGGCCGGTCGTCATCGTGGTGCCCTTCGCGGCCGGCGGCACCACCGACCTCGTGGCGCGCGCGCTGGGCGACCAGCTCGGCCGCAGCCTCGGTCAGCCGGTCGTCGTGGAGAACCGGCCCGGCGCTGGCACCACCCTGGGCGCGGACCACGTGGCCAAGTCCCGGCCCGACGGCCACACGCTGCTGATGGGCGCGGTGCACCACACCATCGCGCCGAGCGTCTACCGGAAGCTGCCCTACGATTTCACGCAGGACCTCGCGCCGATCACGACCGTGGCGATGGTGCCCAACGCGCTGGTCGTGAATCCCGAGTTCACGCCCGCCAGGAACGTCGCGGAACTCGTCGCGCTGGCCAAGGCGTCGCCCGGCCGGCTGTCCTTCGGCTCGAACGGCAACGGCACCGCCCAGCACCTCATGGGCATGCTGTTCCAGAGCTCGACCGGCACCACCCTGCTGCACGTGCCCTACAAGGGCAGCGCGCCGCTCACCACCGACCTGCTCGGCGGCCAGGTCAACATGTCCTTCGACAGCATCACGACGCTGACGCAGCACATCGCCACCGGCAAGCTGCGCGCCCTGGCCGTGACGACGCGCGCGCGCACGCCGTTCCTGCCGGACGTGCCGACCCTGGAGGAGGCGGGCCTAAAGGGCTTCGGCATCGAGACCTGGTACGGCGTGCTCGCCCCGGCGGCGACCCCCAAGCCGATCGTGGCGCGCCTCAACGCCCAGATGCTGGCGGTCATCCGGAGCCCGGAATTCGTCAAGCGCATCGCCCTGGGCGGCTGCGAACCCCTGGGGGGCTCGGTGGAGGAGTTCGAGGCGCGCATCGCCTCGGAGACCGCCCGGTTCGCCCGGATCGCCAGGGAAGGCAACGTTCAGGTCGAGTAG
- a CDS encoding dihydrodipicolinate synthase family protein — protein sequence MTHRIRGALAPVLTPFTADLAPDTERFVAHCRWLAGHGVGLAVFGTNSEAASLSTGERIALTDALLEAGVPAGRLMPGTGACALSDAVALSRHASRAGAGGLLVLPPFFFKGVSEDGVFAYYAELIERVGSGCAPIYLYHIPQFTCVPVTPALVERLLARYPGVIAGAKDSSGDWDNTRALLENFAAGGFDVFPASESLLSAALPLGAAGCISATVNVNPGGIQRLIEGWRGPEGPDLQRAADRVRQAFQGASMIPAMKHAVALHAGQPVWRTVRPPLTPLGEDAGRRLRGDLEAIGFAMPGYPRAPQET from the coding sequence ATGACGCACAGAATCCGCGGCGCGCTGGCGCCGGTCCTCACCCCGTTCACGGCCGACCTGGCGCCCGACACCGAGCGGTTCGTCGCCCATTGCCGCTGGCTCGCCGGGCATGGCGTCGGCCTGGCGGTCTTCGGCACCAACTCCGAGGCCGCGTCCCTGTCCACCGGCGAGCGCATCGCGCTGACCGACGCGCTGCTGGAGGCCGGCGTCCCGGCCGGCCGGCTCATGCCCGGGACGGGCGCCTGCGCGCTGTCCGACGCGGTGGCGCTCTCGCGTCACGCGAGCCGGGCGGGCGCGGGCGGCCTCCTGGTGCTGCCGCCGTTCTTCTTCAAGGGCGTCTCCGAGGACGGCGTGTTCGCCTATTACGCCGAGCTCATCGAGCGCGTGGGCAGCGGCTGCGCGCCCATCTACCTCTATCACATCCCCCAGTTCACCTGCGTGCCCGTCACGCCCGCGCTCGTCGAGCGCCTGCTCGCGCGCTACCCAGGCGTGATCGCGGGCGCCAAGGACTCCTCGGGCGACTGGGACAACACCCGCGCGTTGCTCGAGAACTTCGCCGCCGGCGGCTTCGATGTCTTTCCCGCCAGCGAATCGCTCCTGTCGGCGGCGCTCCCGCTGGGCGCGGCCGGCTGCATCAGCGCCACCGTGAACGTGAACCCGGGGGGCATCCAGCGCCTGATCGAGGGCTGGCGCGGCCCCGAGGGGCCCGACCTGCAGCGCGCGGCCGACCGGGTCCGCCAGGCGTTCCAGGGCGCCAGCATGATCCCCGCCATGAAGCATGCCGTGGCCCTGCACGCCGGCCAGCCGGTCTGGCGGACCGTCCGCCCGCCGCTGACCCCGCTCGGCGAGGACGCCGGGCGCCGGCTTCGCGGCGACCTGGAAGCCATCGGCTTCGCCATGCCCGGCTACCCCCGCGCACCCCAGGAGACATGA
- a CDS encoding LysR family transcriptional regulator, translating to MDTRYLQSFVAVVELGSMAEAARRLDLTPAAIAARVKALEADLGIALVQRSGRSVRPTEAGLGMLERARNLLREVRDLRAAADDGMSPGELRLGVFGSAMTGVLPPVLRRLYDRHPALSVLVLQGSSVELCRQVAAGALDAAIVVEPQFAIGKGCEWSLLIEEPLLVVAPRRLQGGSAHDLLARQPFIRYDRSVLGGQLADRYLRDHGIAVRQRLEIDSLMAIAAFVDQGLGVALLPDWAPMWHSGFDIVRLPLPGRAPVRRMGVVWAKQGPRATLARALLDEARALYGGPQ from the coding sequence ATGGACACGCGCTACCTGCAGAGCTTCGTGGCCGTGGTCGAACTGGGGTCGATGGCCGAAGCCGCGCGACGCCTGGACCTGACCCCGGCGGCCATCGCCGCGCGCGTGAAGGCGCTGGAGGCCGACCTCGGCATCGCCCTGGTGCAGCGCTCGGGCCGGTCCGTGCGGCCGACGGAGGCCGGCCTCGGGATGCTCGAGCGCGCGCGCAACCTGCTGCGCGAGGTGCGCGACCTGCGCGCGGCCGCGGACGACGGCATGTCCCCGGGGGAACTGCGCCTGGGCGTCTTCGGATCGGCCATGACGGGCGTGCTGCCGCCGGTGCTCAGGCGCCTCTACGACCGGCATCCCGCGCTGTCCGTGCTGGTCCTCCAGGGCAGTTCGGTCGAGCTGTGCCGGCAGGTGGCCGCCGGCGCGCTGGACGCGGCCATCGTGGTGGAGCCGCAGTTCGCCATCGGCAAGGGCTGCGAGTGGAGCCTGCTGATCGAGGAGCCGCTGCTGGTGGTGGCGCCCCGACGCCTGCAGGGCGGATCGGCCCACGACCTCCTGGCCCGCCAGCCCTTCATCCGCTACGACCGCTCGGTCCTCGGCGGCCAGCTGGCCGACCGCTACCTGCGCGACCACGGCATCGCGGTGCGCCAGCGCCTGGAGATCGACAGCCTCATGGCCATCGCCGCGTTCGTGGACCAGGGACTGGGCGTCGCCCTGCTGCCCGACTGGGCGCCCATGTGGCACAGCGGTTTCGACATCGTCCGCCTCCCGCTGCCCGGGCGCGCGCCGGTGCGGCGCATGGGCGTCGTGTGGGCGAAGCAGGGACCGCGGGCGACCCTCGCCCGGGCGCTGCTCGACGAAGCCCGGGCGCTCTACGGGGGACCACAATAA
- a CDS encoding dihydroxy-acid dehydratase, whose amino-acid sequence MQEAEKSPFEPDADMVDAGMRKGLTSYGDQGFSLFLRKAFIKGAGYTDTALDRPVVGIANTGSAYNPCHGNAPQLIEAVKRGVMLAGGLPMDFPTISIHESFAAPTSMYLRNLMAMDTEEMVRAQPMDAVVLIGGCDKTVPAQLMGAASAGIPAIQLITGSMLTGSHRGERVGACTDCRRYWGRFRAGEIDVQESVDVNNQLVASVGTCSVMGTASTMACIAEALGMTVPGGASPPAVTAERIRVAEQTGAQAVAMARTGLTIDRILTPDAFENAMRVLLAIGGSTNGIVHLAAIAGRMGLEIDMAALDRMGRETPVLLDLKPSGQHYMEDFHAAGGMATLLRELRPLMKLDALTVTGRTLGEELDRAGPGFRQDVVRPMADPIYPQGAIAVLRGNLAPGGAIIKQSAADPRLMEHEGRAVVFEGIEDLVERIDRDDLDVTADDILVLKRIGPKGAPGMPEAGYIPIPRKLARSGVKDIVRVSDGRMSGTAFGTIVLHVTPESAVGGPLAHVRNGDRIRLSVKDREIRLLVSDDELARRALESPVTPPSAERGYRKLFLQAVTQADQGVDFDFLRAAKMVGKTPR is encoded by the coding sequence ATGCAAGAAGCGGAAAAATCACCTTTCGAACCGGACGCGGACATGGTCGACGCCGGCATGCGCAAGGGCCTGACCAGCTATGGCGACCAGGGCTTCTCCCTGTTCCTGAGAAAGGCCTTCATCAAGGGCGCCGGCTACACCGACACCGCGCTGGACCGGCCGGTCGTGGGCATCGCCAACACGGGCAGCGCCTACAACCCCTGCCATGGCAACGCGCCGCAGCTCATCGAGGCGGTCAAGCGCGGGGTGATGCTCGCCGGCGGCCTGCCGATGGACTTTCCCACCATCTCCATCCACGAGAGCTTCGCCGCGCCCACGAGCATGTACCTGCGCAACCTCATGGCGATGGACACCGAGGAGATGGTGCGGGCCCAGCCGATGGACGCGGTCGTCCTCATCGGCGGGTGCGACAAGACCGTGCCGGCGCAGCTCATGGGCGCCGCCTCCGCCGGCATTCCGGCCATCCAGCTCATCACCGGCTCGATGCTGACGGGCAGCCACCGGGGCGAGCGGGTGGGCGCCTGCACGGACTGCCGCCGCTACTGGGGGCGCTTCCGTGCCGGCGAGATCGACGTGCAGGAATCGGTGGACGTCAACAACCAGCTCGTCGCCAGCGTGGGCACCTGCTCGGTGATGGGCACGGCCAGCACCATGGCGTGCATCGCCGAGGCCCTGGGCATGACGGTGCCGGGGGGCGCCTCGCCACCGGCCGTGACGGCCGAGCGCATCCGCGTCGCCGAGCAGACCGGCGCGCAGGCGGTGGCGATGGCGCGCACCGGCCTGACCATCGACAGGATCCTCACGCCCGATGCCTTCGAGAACGCGATGCGGGTGCTGCTGGCCATCGGCGGCTCGACCAACGGCATCGTCCACCTGGCCGCCATCGCCGGACGCATGGGCCTGGAGATCGACATGGCCGCGCTCGACCGCATGGGGCGCGAGACGCCGGTGCTGCTGGACCTGAAGCCGTCCGGCCAGCACTACATGGAGGACTTCCACGCCGCCGGCGGCATGGCCACGCTGCTGCGCGAACTCCGGCCGCTGATGAAGCTGGACGCCCTGACCGTGACGGGCCGCACCCTGGGCGAGGAACTCGACCGGGCCGGCCCGGGTTTCAGGCAGGACGTCGTGCGCCCGATGGCCGACCCCATCTACCCGCAAGGCGCCATCGCCGTGCTCCGGGGCAACCTCGCGCCCGGCGGCGCCATCATCAAGCAGTCGGCGGCCGACCCGCGCCTCATGGAGCACGAGGGCCGCGCGGTGGTCTTCGAGGGCATCGAGGACCTGGTCGAGCGCATCGACCGCGACGACCTCGACGTCACGGCCGACGACATCCTGGTGCTCAAGCGCATCGGCCCCAAGGGCGCGCCCGGGATGCCGGAGGCGGGTTACATCCCCATCCCGCGCAAACTGGCCCGCTCGGGTGTGAAGGACATCGTGCGCGTCTCCGACGGCCGCATGAGCGGCACCGCCTTCGGCACCATCGTGCTGCACGTGACGCCGGAGTCGGCCGTCGGCGGCCCGCTGGCCCACGTCCGCAACGGCGACCGGATCCGCCTGAGCGTCAAGGACCGCGAGATCCGCCTGCTCGTGTCCGACGACGAACTCGCCCGGCGCGCCCTGGAATCCCCGGTGACGCCGCCGAGCGCCGAGCGCGGCTACCGCAAGCTGTTCCTGCAGGCGGTGACGCAGGCCGACCAAGGCGTGGACTTCGATTTCCTGCGCGCCGCGAAGATGGTCGGCAAGACGCCGCGCTAG
- a CDS encoding MFS transporter produces MPARSAEADRTLLRAVLALGVGGFALGTGEFVIMGLLPEVAQDIGVSIPQAGHVISAYAVGVVLGAPLLAVLAAGWRRRTLLIALMAVFALGNFASALAPGYLSLNLMRFLTGLPHGTYFGVAALVAASLAPPGKRARAVGLVMLGLTGATLVGVPIAAWLGQEFGWRAAFVFVGAIALLAMVMLRRGLPDMAPTPGASPMRELDALRRKQVWLTLGIAAIGFGGMFAVFSYIKPTLTEVAGMPLGGVPFVLALFGLGMVTGNLVGARLADQALMRTIGTLLVWSVLVLVAFVFMAHHVATAALGTFLIGTIVAIGPALQIRLMDVAGEAQTLAAALNHSAFNMANALGAWLGGVAITAGLGWTSTGWVGALLGIAGLGMFAWSLSVERRTRRGAAAHA; encoded by the coding sequence ATGCCCGCGCGCAGCGCCGAGGCCGACCGCACGCTGCTGCGCGCCGTGCTGGCGCTGGGCGTGGGGGGCTTCGCGCTGGGCACCGGGGAATTCGTCATCATGGGCCTGCTGCCCGAGGTGGCCCAGGACATCGGCGTGAGCATCCCGCAGGCCGGCCACGTGATCAGCGCCTATGCCGTGGGCGTGGTGCTGGGCGCGCCGCTGCTGGCGGTGCTGGCGGCGGGCTGGCGCCGGCGCACGCTGCTCATCGCCCTGATGGCGGTCTTCGCGCTGGGCAACTTCGCCTCGGCGCTGGCGCCGGGCTACCTCTCGCTGAACCTCATGCGCTTCCTGACCGGCCTGCCGCACGGCACGTACTTCGGCGTGGCGGCGCTGGTGGCGGCCTCGCTGGCTCCGCCGGGCAAGCGCGCCCGCGCCGTCGGGCTGGTGATGCTGGGACTCACCGGGGCGACGCTGGTGGGCGTGCCCATCGCGGCCTGGCTGGGGCAGGAATTCGGCTGGCGCGCGGCCTTCGTCTTCGTCGGCGCGATCGCGCTGCTGGCCATGGTCATGCTGCGCCGGGGCCTGCCCGACATGGCGCCCACGCCCGGCGCCAGCCCGATGCGCGAGCTCGACGCGCTGCGCCGCAAGCAGGTCTGGCTGACGCTGGGCATCGCGGCCATCGGCTTCGGCGGCATGTTCGCGGTCTTCAGCTACATCAAGCCCACGCTCACGGAGGTCGCGGGCATGCCCCTGGGCGGCGTGCCGTTCGTGCTGGCGCTGTTCGGGCTGGGCATGGTCACGGGCAACCTGGTGGGGGCGCGGCTGGCGGACCAGGCGCTGATGCGGACCATCGGCACGCTGCTGGTGTGGTCGGTGCTGGTGCTCGTGGCCTTCGTCTTCATGGCGCACCACGTGGCGACGGCGGCGCTGGGCACCTTCCTGATCGGCACCATCGTCGCCATCGGCCCGGCCCTGCAGATCCGGCTGATGGACGTGGCCGGCGAGGCGCAGACCCTGGCCGCCGCGCTCAACCATTCGGCCTTCAACATGGCCAACGCGCTGGGCGCGTGGCTCGGCGGCGTGGCCATCACGGCCGGCCTGGGCTGGACCTCGACCGGCTGGGTCGGCGCGCTGCTGGGCATCGCCGGCCTGGGGATGTTCGCGTGGTCGCTGTCGGTGGAACGGCGCACGCGGCGCGGCGCGGCCGCGCACGCCTGA
- the urtE gene encoding urea ABC transporter ATP-binding subunit UrtE → MLTVKNIHQYYGGSHILRDVSFTATLGKVTVLLGRNGVGKTTLLKSLMGLVPIKSGSIEFDGQPIQKRTPYERARAGMGFVPQGREIFARLTVEENLRMGLAYKRGGTPIPAELYTLFPVLKQMLHRRGGDLSGGQQQQLAIARALAPGPKLLILDEPTEGIQPSIIKDIGRVIRMLADRGDMAIVLCEQYYDFAQELADEYLVMERGEVIARGQGKDMEAQGVRQLVAI, encoded by the coding sequence ATGCTCACGGTGAAGAACATCCACCAGTACTACGGCGGCTCGCACATCCTGCGCGACGTCAGCTTCACGGCCACGCTCGGCAAGGTCACGGTGCTGCTCGGGCGCAACGGCGTGGGCAAGACGACGCTGCTGAAGTCGCTCATGGGCCTGGTGCCCATCAAGAGCGGCAGCATCGAGTTCGACGGTCAGCCCATCCAGAAGCGGACGCCCTACGAACGCGCGCGCGCCGGCATGGGCTTCGTGCCGCAGGGCCGCGAGATATTCGCCCGGCTGACGGTCGAGGAGAACCTGCGCATGGGTCTGGCCTACAAGCGCGGCGGCACGCCGATCCCGGCCGAGCTGTACACGCTGTTCCCGGTGCTGAAGCAGATGCTGCACCGGCGCGGCGGCGACCTCTCCGGCGGCCAGCAGCAGCAGCTCGCCATCGCCCGCGCGCTGGCGCCCGGGCCCAAGCTGCTGATCCTGGACGAGCCCACCGAGGGCATCCAGCCCTCCATCATCAAGGACATCGGCCGCGTCATCCGCATGCTGGCCGACCGGGGCGACATGGCCATCGTGCTGTGCGAGCAGTACTACGACTTCGCCCAGGAACTGGCCGACGAGTACCTGGTGATGGAGCGCGGCGAGGTCATCGCGCGCGGCCAGGGCAAGGACATGGAAGCGCAGGGCGTGCGCCAGCTCGTCGCGATCTGA
- the urtD gene encoding urea ABC transporter ATP-binding protein UrtD: MTPDLMEAGAQRLSTRGGALAPTGNTESGGREAGSGRIATPGEVDVTHGRILYLEDVCVSFDGFKAINKLSLDIAPGELRCIIGPNGAGKTTMMDIITGKTRPDSGTVFFGSTIDLLRYREAEIAQLGIGRKFQKPTVFEQLTVFENLELALKTDKGVARSMRFRLDSAQSDRLAEIIATIHLADSVTRLAGTLSHGQKQWLEIGMLLMQDPKLLLLDEPVAGMTDEETARTAELFLTLKGRHSLMVVEHDMSFIRTISEIVTVLCDGSVLAQGTLDEVQADERVIEVYLGR, encoded by the coding sequence ATGACGCCCGATCTGATGGAAGCGGGCGCCCAGCGCCTGTCGACACGCGGCGGCGCGCTCGCCCCGACGGGCAACACCGAATCGGGCGGGCGCGAGGCCGGCTCGGGGCGCATCGCCACGCCGGGCGAGGTCGACGTCACGCACGGCCGCATCCTCTACCTGGAGGACGTGTGCGTGAGCTTCGACGGCTTCAAGGCCATCAACAAGCTGTCGCTGGACATCGCCCCGGGCGAGCTGCGCTGCATCATCGGCCCCAACGGCGCGGGCAAGACCACGATGATGGACATCATCACCGGCAAGACCCGGCCCGATTCGGGCACGGTGTTCTTCGGCAGCACCATCGACCTGCTGCGCTACCGCGAGGCCGAGATCGCGCAGTTGGGCATCGGGCGCAAGTTCCAGAAGCCCACGGTGTTCGAGCAGCTGACGGTGTTCGAGAACCTGGAACTGGCGCTCAAGACCGACAAGGGCGTGGCGCGCTCGATGCGCTTCCGGCTCGACTCGGCGCAGAGCGACCGGCTCGCCGAGATCATCGCCACCATCCACCTGGCCGACAGCGTCACGCGCCTGGCCGGCACGCTCAGCCACGGCCAGAAGCAGTGGCTGGAGATCGGCATGCTGCTGATGCAGGACCCCAAGCTGCTGCTGCTCGACGAGCCGGTCGCGGGCATGACCGACGAGGAGACCGCCCGCACGGCCGAGCTGTTCCTCACGCTCAAGGGCCGGCATTCGCTGATGGTGGTGGAGCACGACATGAGCTTCATCCGCACGATCTCCGAGATCGTCACCGTGCTGTGCGACGGTTCGGTGCTGGCGCAGGGAACGCTGGACGAGGTGCAGGCCGACGAACGCGTGATCGAGGTGTACCTTGGTCGATAG